TGTGATAGGacgaaaaactataaaattatttcattttaatataaaaacttaCCTTTGACATTCGCGATTTTGAACATCTGctttgcacacacacacacactaaattaatatatttacatggtaaaattaatattttggttttaatatgATGTGCCATTTTAACTTAAAAACTGCCGAATTGTAAAAGATTTTAAAGTTAAAATGGCACATTATGCTGCGAGTTAACCGAAATATTctataataaaatatgttaacTGTTGATGAAGACCTTCTATgtaaataaaaccggccaagtgcgagtcggactcgcgcacgaagagttccgtaccattacgcaaaaaacggcaaattacgtttgttgtatgggagccccacttaattttttttttgtttttagtatttgttgttatagcggcaacagaaatacagcatctgtgaaaatttcaactgtctacttATCTataacggttcatgagatacagctggtgacagacatacggacggacggatagacggacagcggagccttagtaatagggttccgatttttaccctttgggtacggaaccttaaaaaaggattagaccaagaaaagtctgcaacgacttTGAtagcacgcagtgcaagtgttattttaaccgtcaagcttctatgaaattatgacgtataaataacacttgcactgcgtgctatcaaaatctttgcagacttATGTTGGTCTAACGCTAttatcttttttaaatattctcaAAATAAATTCTCTTACTCTATAAAGCGCTCGTAGCCGGAACGTGATTGCGCGCACgaggaaattattaaaaaaaaacgggacaagtgcgagtcggactcgcccaccgaggattccgtactttttaggatttgatgttatagcggcaacagaaatacatcatctgtgaaaatttcaactgtctaactatcacggttcatgagagacagcctggtgacagacagacaggcggacagtggagtgttagtaatagggtcccgtttaccctttgggtacggaaccctaaaaaataatcGGGACACACGAGaggttaaagtttttttttacatagctTCTAcaagtcatggtataataatatactccgcctggtactctattcccgtcttttctaggtcacctaactgacacaagcctacgtcatcatgcgacagcgctatatgataatatgcgatagcgctatatatagcggccatgttattgtgacgtaggcctgtgtcactctgggaatagaagaccgtgttttattagaccatgctacAAGTAAACTTGTAGATTGTAAGATTGTAGTGTATTCATAgaccccgtgcatgaactatagggggcagcataggagccgtcagatttttggcgcgaggcttCGTGCACCTATGTTtacgattcaggccacaagatggcagaccttccaacgcgcacggtccctatacgaACTTACGTTTGCCCAATTCTGCAAACTCCCGCGagacaataaaacaaaacaccttaccttataaaacaaagtcccccgccgcgtctgtctgtttgtgtgtatgttcgcgatagacTCAAAAACGActtaacggattttcatgcggtttacacctattaatagagtgattctttaGGTATatcatttgttaaggtttttgGAACcgggatctatatctgaatccctaaagtcttttctcctatctttgcattccctaatattgtttgttataatgatcagttgtcctaacactaaaaACCCTAATTTTCTTTtccctaacctaacttaacctatcctaatgttattaagcatattttcttttttgcgagggtcgcagttctaaccctaacctaacctacttttgtggcagcaagttctaaaacctaaccatttttcagaaccttacattatggaaaataatcgttatgacaattaatcgttagggcatgtgcccattaggacaaaccagttagggcaagtgactttaggacaaacgttgttagggattcagaatgacacccttGTAAGCGAAATTgggacgggtcgctagtaattaATATAAACTACCTTATCTGAGGCCTTCGCCTTGCAGTAGGCCTCGTAGTCGATCAACCGAGTGATGGTCGGGGTGGCGGCGCACGCGGCGCACTCTGCGTTGCGCGGACGGAGTTTCACTGTACAAATCAAATCGAAAATCATCTGTCATATAATCCACATGGGTTTGTAACCCCGTATCCAAATCAGAGAGAGTAAACTGACAGTTGCAGACGTATTTCATTAGTTTACCGCGTTACTTTTTAAGATCAAATTAAATACACTAATGGACAAATTTAGCAAATTAAATACACTAAAcgcaaaatagttatttacgacacgagtgcggaaaagaggaaattcgaaacgagtggcgatataTTTTAAATCGAAactagttgcgaattacctattcgcacgtgtatcgtacaacgttttacagtacatatggccctttaaacttttgacatcgcacgaaaagtgctattttacgcactatagttcgttttttttagcattagaaagaacttgcaagaaggtaagcgatcttgacatgtcttttaattgaaaaacgctttttaaaaatcaaaaactattacttatgaaagcagaagaatataaatgatcgtattagattcataattgttacatatttgccgtaacttatttttaaaatgtgtttttcaattaaaagacacatcaagattgtttaccttttttctaatgctaaaaaaaacaaactatagtGGGGGAAAATAGAAccgtatgtactgtaaaagaagttttattactaattttgtaaattactttaggtgcagagctgtaatccagtaattaaatcatttttttgcgttcctATAAATTTGACCATGAGTATAATTAATAGAATCAGAAATCTTTGATTTCTATTCGCGGTGGGAGGCTttaacaatggggttggccggtggaagtttttagcagatggcgccatcatagcttgccccgtcaatccctagaattgtgtcaaatttttgtttttttaataccctggatgccagctctttaagccaaatctcatagaaaaaggggcaagctatgatggcgccatctaggcaaacctttgacagttgccaaccccattaattgcatgtaaaaaatacacaAGTAGTAGTCAtacttttgttttaattaacttACGAGTAAGCTACTTTTATAGCGTGCGTGCGTGAATTGAAGGGGGCAGCATCGCTTATAGGCGTTATTTTTCGTGGCTCCATACCTTCTCAGTCATATTCTTACATAAAtgtctgaataaaaaaaaatacaactgCTGTGAGTTTCATCTCCCTACTTCTGGACATCAGTTTAGAAAAagtaactcacatttatagacgggtctaacgcgaattttattcaattaactttatttaccgacgtttcgacacaggtttcactggtcgtggtcgcggctaactgatgtcccagcaaaatgtcaaaacagagattagtgcaactacccgacaaaaagtgtatggaaaagtttggggtagacatcacactttcaaaccacccactacacataatgttaattattgtcgatagtccgacacgcaacactcacaataTCCACGCACACCCGCCgggttagacccgtctataaatgtgagttaatatgtgttaaaacgcgaaagtttaaaaaaaaccgggcaagtgcgagtcggactcgcgcacgaagggttccgtaccataatgcaaaaaaaaaaacaaaaacaaaaagcaaaaaaaaaaaacggtcacccatccaagtactgaccactcccgacgttgcttaactttggtcaaaaatcacgtttgttgtatgggagccccatttaaatctttattttattctgtttttagtatttgttgttatagcggcaacagaaatacatcatctgtgaaaatttcaactgtctagctatcacggttcgtgagatacagcctggtgacagacggacggacggacggacggacggacggacagcgaagtcttagtaatagggtcccgttttaccctttgggtacggaaccctaaaaagtaagtGTAGAAATATAGTTGACTTAGGCGCTGTCAGTCTGGTTAGTGggtattgtattttataaactgttAATTGTACaccacacataaatatatacctaagtacCGCACAGAatagggatctcttccagttaacctttgagtaagTAACTTACCGGTTCGGAAGGTACAGTCATCGCCATCGAATATAAGCATACGCTCCACTAACAGCTTATTGTGAGGATATCCCACTATAAGCTTAATGGCCTCCAGCGCTTGTAGCACGCCTGAAACAAAATAATGGTACAATGTAGTGTACAatcgttttccatcgtattttctcgagaacgttcgtatttgtcaggCTACTTCagaacctcagtactttttgtaccgagactgactgaaatagcaagacacgttcgtacgcttccgtgaaaatacgatggaaaataattatgcactactgcAAACTTGATACAGTATGTAGCTCACCTATTAGTCCGGGTACGGGCCCTGCCACCCCATTGGCAGAGCAACTGCCGACCGTTTCGGGGGGTGGGGGGGACGGGAAGAGGCATCTATAGCACGGGCCCTGGTACGCCTCCTGCTAAAACCACAATACAAAATAGgggactgtatttaaaataaattaatttacaccatgcatgaaataaagcacgagaagattaatagagaaacgtagacagcagttatttttagacacaatttatattttaaaacccgtataagactataaagagtaggtaatttgattgtgacgtcacatgctagtgtttcatataaattccatagtatcaaaatcgatttgacagttcgaaaaaagaaactgatttgactagtagtcaaatatcttatttttacaacaaaattatgtaaacggattatatcgcgtataataaatttaaaatggaatggaaaggaagcgctggtggcctagcggtaagagcgtgcgacgtTCAATCCGGAAGTCGcgagttcaaaccccggctcgtaccaatgagtttttcggaacttatgtacgaaatatcatttgatatttacgagtcgcttttcggtgaagaaaaacatcgtgaggaaactgtggtaatcccaataaggcctagtttcccctctgggttggaaggtcagatggcagtcgcttccgtaaaaactagtgtctacgtcaattcttgtgattagttgtcaagcggaccccgacatgagccgtggcaaaatgccgggatgacTCGAGGAAGAAGAATAATGAATTTGAAAAATATCACGACGTTTCGAatcctttacagcgttcgtggttaacgggtgactgaggaaaaatATACACCCCTGTTAAAATGAACACTGTAAATGGTTCGAAaactccgtctgtctgtctgtgacaTCGCTAAATATCTTGGGAACTGCTTACGCTAatcgatttgaaatttggaacagttagaaACAAGGCTAATCCAAATACATTAAGAGTTttttaattagggttccgttctcaaagggtaaaaacggaagcctattactaagacttcgctgtccgtctgtctgtcaccaggctgaaccgatctcatgaaccgtgatagcttaggcagttgcaattttcacacatgatgtatttcagttgttacaacttaaaagtgcaatttagaaaatgtataagtattataatatcGAAACCTAAGTATAAGTCAGTAGTAATAATAACCAAAACTGTGAAATTGTGAACCATAAATTTTTGCTACACCCTTTCTAGGGTCCATGTATATAACATCTGTACTAtggtatgcaaataaagatcTCTTATCTCTTATCTCTTATCtcagttgccgctataacaacaaatactaaaaacaataaaataaatatttaagtggggcttccatacaacaaaagtgatttttttgccgttttttgcgtaatggtacggataTGGTGgtaaaagctcttgagtagttgacggatcttctcctgggggtaattgcacaaaagatccctatgggtcgaagtgtatccacaagggcccccgaaaacaataagataagataagataatggtacggaacccttcgtgcgcgagtctgactcgcacttggtcgttttttttattcaacattcgtttttagggttccgtacccaaagggtaaaacgggaccctattactaagactccgctgtccgtccgtccgtccgtccgtccgtctgtcaccaggctgtatctcacgaaccgtgatagctagacagttgaaattttcacagatgatgtatttctgttgccgctataacaacaaatactaaaaagtacggaaccctcggtgggcgagtccgactcgcacttgtccggtttttttaaaccagacgttACGTTAAATATCCTTACACTGTAATATTACCTTTTCGTTGGGATCCTTCGGCGCTCGATATCCATACATCGTTAGCTGACCCTCCATTTTTAAGGCACTTCCGGATATAAGGGGCAACTggaaataaattaatcaaagctatagttattttgttttacaagggagcaaagttgttgtttaaccgctcgtgctaatattgatacccgagcaagcgaaagattccaaaattgaaccagtGTAGTGTAGCGAGTGGagcgaaaatggaatcttgagcattgcgagggttaaacaaaatttgcccccgagtgtaacacaaaatttttcaccacaccaacccgaagcaaatattaaatgtaaaatatcaaacaaaatcaaaccaaatcaaatttaaatgaatgttattaaatatttatcatccaaaatcatcactttaaagtcaattctaccagcaaacataagaaatcaactcaaaatttgcatttgattactttgcctcacatgtgaattactgatagcaaagtgcaactttgctatccgtttttgaagtgaaaagtaagcctttccgagctggtgtgatgaaaaagtatttattactttaattcAATTGATGATAATAGAGAAACTACCTAATGATTTCAAGCCCTTTCAAGCCCTTTCAAGTAAGTATGTACAGTCACAGattaaaataatagtaataccgtacagaaaggacacttcccaCAAAACCAAAGTTTCACAGCGATTCaaggacgaatcatgctgtccctttctaaagtatcgcactatccctttcggctatttagggttgtcaaaattcaagccattatcttatctgtggtcgtgcacgcaaaaggacgtcaagtggtgccaaccctaataactgctcggagcaatgctgggccgaacggagccgagtttgcccgaaaggaggagtgtctccccactggtacagtcgcatcagatatatcggagtggccaaggcgctcacaaatatctgaacacgcctctattgttaaggcgttagagtgcgtgttcagatgtttttgagcacctcggtcgctccgatatatccgaTGGCGACTGTGCTACTTTTAATTAGGTGGAAGAGGTCAATCTTgacaaccggtctggcctagtgggtagtgacccgcctgtgaagccgatggtcctgggttcgaatcccggtaagggcatttatttgtgtgatgaacacaaatatttgttcctgagtcatgggtgtattctatgtatataagtatgtatatcgtcgtctagcagccatagtacatgctttgcttagtttggggctaggttgatctgtgtaagaggtcccctaatatttatttattactttattagaTTACtgacattgacatagatatatagggactggctttacgggcaataataatgaggcatgacaggggccggtacagcggtgtgaaacctacaacgcgattggttgacgagttcattacgcgcgctattggtcgcaactagttgcgttagactgatATATCTAGCGGATTGGCTGGaaactgcacgattggctggaattcgtgagtaacaccgctgaattagtaccatttttagtgccccatTAGCtcgtccttagatattatacgtccATGGTTACTGACCTTAGTAAGAGAGCATGCGTCGTTCAAAAGGTACCTAGTCGGTACATTGTCCGAGCAGTCCAGTACCATGTGGTACCGACCCACGATGTCCAGCGCGTTGGTAGAGGACAACTGCGTCTCGTGTGTGGTCACCGTTACGTTAGAGTTTATCctgcaaaaaatatttaaatttgtcataagggaccgtgcgcgttggagggtctgccatcttgtggcctgaatcggaaacatatatgcacatgtacattgccaaagcaagtgctaccatctaccgttctcgtcggtacgcttgtgcatagtaggttctgccatcttgtgggctacatcggaagcataaacgacacatttacgcctcgcgccaaaaatctgacggctcctatgctgccccctatagttcatgcacggggcctatacaGTACAGTCTCGCTAATCCAGTGATCCCGGTAATCCGAACGGCCTAGACGCGGGCGCATTGCATTtatcctcctgagacccagacacaattgttttgtttttgaaattggaacccttagttacacaataaaagttcaaaatagattttggaatatgtacaaaaaattgtacgcagggacttaggaggTTGTAGTAGGGTGACTACTATACTATTGACCCCTCCATACTAATTTCCCACTCATAACAAAGCAGAAAGAAACAAAGGAATAGtcttatcaaagagaatagagtgtatagaggcggattgtcaaagcaaattatgtagccattgtaaatttactgccatctttcgacagaagattaaaactgttagaacgccatttcaCTTTgctccttattttttcactgatatgtgttaacttgttaaatattaatattaacgccatctggactatagttgggtggttttTCGGTAcacgaaatattttatttaatattaattattttgtgGTGTGAGCTACGCCTTACCCTCACACGTGTATACCGCTCCATTATATACTGCTGCTACTTAGTTATTTTTGCAAGCAGTATCATTTCAACGTCCcacctcacatggcgaccctggcAGGATCGCCATGTAAGGTAGGGCGTTATAGGAGAACTCGATCGTACCTACTGAATATAGGTTTATTCTGTCTTAAGTAACAAGTACAAGCCATTATATACTAAGCTATGCACGTGTGTGAGTAAGGCGTAGTGCACACACTACAATAAACCTACCTCCTTAAAGCGGCAGCGGCTGACTGCACTTTGCTGGTGCCTTGATCTATTTCCCCGTGTAAAAGTTGCCGGTGTATGTTGGTCACATCCACTGTGTCGTAGTCCACAAGGCCTATTTCACCTGCAAATAATTAACCAGTAAATATTATAGGTATAGGATGATCTTATtgatcttacacaaatcgacctaatCCCACAGTCCACAAGAATCTTTAAGACCAAGTTCGGTCTGGGCAGACACATTCGGGCTCATAACAGGCGTAATCCGTAATTGCTGAGGTCACCGTCATCGAAATCATGAGGAGGACTATATatataagctcaataaggcttgtgttgtgggtaccagatgacgataaatataatacACATTAAAcctatacatagaaaacatccatatcCATAACATATGCAGCGGGGCAGCTGCACCCTGCCCCCCGCACCGACTAGGAGCACCTTAGCAGCTAGCAGCGCCTGACCCTCCAACAGTCTGTCTGTATCTGCACACCATACGTACCAACAACGGCGCCTGCTAGGTACGCGGCAGCAGGGCACCCAAGTCCACCAGCTCCAACCAGGAGCACCTTAGCAGCTAGCAGCGTCTTACCCTCCATCAGGGTCTGTCTGTACCTGCACACCAACACCAGCGCCTGCTAGGTACGCGGCAGCAGGGCATCCAAGCCCGCCGGCTCCAACCAGGAGCACCTTAGCAGCTAGCAGCGCCTGACTCTCCATCAGGGTCTATCTGTATCTGTACACCATACGTACCAACACCAGCGCCTGCTAGGTACGCGGCAGCAGGGCACCCAAGTCCACTAGCTCCAACCAGGAGCACCTTAGCAGCTAGCTGCGCCTGACCCTCCATCAGTCTGTCTGTACCTGCACACCATACGTACCAACACCAGCGCCTGCTAGGTACGCGGCAGCAGGGCACCCAAGTCCTCCAGCTCCAACCAGGAGCACCTTAGCAGCTAGCAGCGCCTGACCCTCCATCAGGGTCTGTCTGTACCTGCACACCATACGTACCAACACCGGCGCCTGCTAGGTACGCGGCAGCCGGGCACCCAAGTCCACCAGCTCCGACCAGGAGCACCTTAGCAGCTAGCAGCGCCTGACCCTCTATCAAGGTCTGTCTGTATCTGTACACCATACGTACCAACACCGGCGCCTGCTAGGTACGCGGCAGCCGGGCACCCAAGTCCACCAGCTCCGACCAGGGGCACCTTAGCAGCCAGCAGAGCCTGACCCTCCATCAG
The Cydia splendana chromosome 24, ilCydSple1.2, whole genome shotgun sequence DNA segment above includes these coding regions:
- the LOC134802356 gene encoding adenylyltransferase and sulfurtransferase MOCS3, with the translated sequence MECISILEREIADLRKTLAEKENELCEIKKKWLSKPQDNQMQANPNGFHGQAHVERLPRWAIERYSRQILLPEIGVEGQAALLAAKVLLVGAGGLGCPAAAYLAGAGVGEIGLVDYDTVDVTNIHRQLLHGEIDQGTSKVQSAAAALRRINSNVTVTTHETQLSSTNALDIVGRYHMVLDCSDNVPTRYLLNDACSLTKLPLISGSALKMEGQLTMYGYRAPKDPNEKEAYQGPCYRCLFPSPPPPETVGSCSANGVAGPVPGLIGVLQALEAIKLIVGYPHNKLLVERMLIFDGDDCTFRTVKLRPRNAECAACAATPTITRLIDYEAYCKAKASDKDLDLKILPPSHRISASELPCLLSCSLLVDVRSTSEFTMCHIDGAVNYPIDSLRGNVLDKLLEEIRQRDGQVTFICRRGNDSQIAAKLVLDALPDDAGRIRDVIGGLHAWAKHVDHDFPVY